A stretch of the Arthrobacter stackebrandtii genome encodes the following:
- a CDS encoding MarR family winged helix-turn-helix transcriptional regulator, which produces MTDMEPRWLNGQERAAWLALFSVTTLLPGAIEAPLQQEAKLSLFEYNVLAMLSEADGEALPMSELAARTSASLSRLSHVVKKLQARGLVQRSVHAADARVTEAAITGVGMALIRKLAPAHVETVREFVFDQLGQKDVDDLARIGRKIVRGLDEAHWTLRPERPRA; this is translated from the coding sequence ATGACTGACATGGAACCGCGCTGGCTCAATGGACAGGAGCGCGCCGCCTGGCTGGCCCTGTTCTCCGTCACCACTTTGCTCCCGGGCGCCATCGAGGCCCCGCTGCAGCAGGAGGCCAAGCTGTCGCTCTTTGAGTACAACGTGCTGGCCATGCTCTCAGAGGCCGACGGTGAGGCCCTCCCCATGAGCGAGCTTGCCGCCCGCACCTCCGCTTCATTGTCCCGGCTGTCGCATGTGGTGAAAAAGCTCCAGGCCCGCGGTCTCGTGCAGCGTTCCGTCCACGCCGCCGACGCCCGCGTCACCGAGGCTGCCATTACCGGCGTGGGCATGGCGCTTATTCGCAAACTCGCGCCTGCCCATGTGGAAACTGTGCGGGAATTCGTCTTTGACCAGCTGGGCCAGAAGGATGTCGATGACCTTGCCCGCATCGGACGCAAGATCGTGCGGGGCCTGGATGAAGCGCACTGGACGCTGCGCCCGGAGCGGCCGCGGGCCTGA
- a CDS encoding alpha/beta hydrolase yields the protein MLAAVVVAATVAAASPWPSVMVIRTVFEKGASATVAEMEPHVPDTKLTEYRDVAYAPPTGSLPQSDTTLDVFTPANGTKKLTTIVWVHGGAWISGQKENIEPYMRILAAQGYTTIALNYTTAPEAAYPTALTQLNTALAYIGEHASDWNADPNRIVLAGDSAGSQLASQLATLTTNPRYAHLAGMVPGLKKEQLIGAILNCGVYDMPAMSALNGIEAWGLQVSLWAYAGTKDWSSRSTGSLMSTIEFVNADFPPTFISGGNGDALTWSQSIPFAQALEDAGVSVTPLFWPSNHEPKLPHEYQFHLDLDEANVALADTLKYLQSLDSAPTSK from the coding sequence GTGCTTGCAGCTGTTGTCGTTGCCGCGACCGTCGCAGCGGCCTCCCCGTGGCCGTCGGTGATGGTCATCCGCACGGTGTTTGAGAAGGGCGCTTCGGCAACCGTCGCCGAAATGGAGCCCCACGTTCCCGACACCAAGCTCACCGAGTACCGGGATGTCGCCTACGCGCCGCCGACCGGCTCGCTCCCGCAGTCGGACACCACCCTCGACGTTTTCACCCCTGCCAACGGCACCAAAAAGTTGACCACGATCGTTTGGGTGCACGGCGGTGCATGGATCTCCGGCCAGAAGGAGAACATCGAGCCCTACATGCGCATCCTCGCGGCCCAGGGCTACACAACCATCGCGCTGAACTACACAACGGCGCCGGAAGCCGCCTACCCAACGGCGCTCACTCAACTCAATACGGCGCTGGCCTACATTGGCGAGCACGCATCCGACTGGAACGCCGATCCCAACCGGATCGTGCTTGCAGGCGACTCCGCCGGCAGCCAACTGGCGAGCCAACTCGCCACCCTCACCACCAACCCCCGCTATGCACACCTTGCGGGGATGGTCCCTGGGCTCAAGAAGGAGCAGCTGATTGGGGCCATCCTCAACTGCGGCGTCTACGACATGCCCGCCATGTCCGCACTCAACGGCATCGAAGCCTGGGGGCTGCAGGTTTCCCTGTGGGCCTACGCCGGCACAAAGGACTGGTCCTCCAGGTCAACCGGCTCCCTGATGTCCACGATCGAATTCGTCAACGCCGACTTTCCGCCGACATTCATCAGCGGGGGAAACGGTGACGCCCTCACCTGGTCGCAGTCGATCCCGTTTGCCCAGGCCCTTGAGGATGCCGGCGTGTCTGTGACACCGCTCTTCTGGCCGTCAAACCACGAACCAAAACTTCCCCATGAGTACCAGTTCCACCTTGACCTCGACGAGGCGAATGTGGCACTGGCCGACACGCTCAAGTACCTTCAGTCGCTCGATTCAGCCCCAACCTCCAAGTAG
- a CDS encoding NADPH-dependent F420 reductase gives MSTVTIIGTGNMARGIAARALAAGRTVELLNRDAGKAAAVAAELGGNTTSGAVGQVPSGDIVVLAVPFDAAKEIVTAYGEALAGKTIVDITNPVNFETFDSLVVAPDTSAAEEIAALTPGNVVKAFNTNFAGTLVAGEAGGHKLDGFIAGDNTDATAAVASLMFDGGMRPLVVGALKRSRELEGFQFLLMTLQANPEFETFNWNTGLKVLV, from the coding sequence ATGAGCACAGTCACCATCATCGGAACCGGAAACATGGCCCGCGGAATTGCCGCCCGGGCACTCGCCGCCGGCCGCACCGTAGAACTTCTCAACCGCGATGCCGGCAAGGCCGCCGCCGTTGCCGCAGAACTGGGCGGCAACACCACCTCCGGCGCAGTGGGCCAGGTCCCGTCGGGCGACATTGTGGTTCTCGCAGTACCATTCGATGCGGCCAAGGAAATCGTCACGGCCTACGGCGAGGCGCTGGCCGGCAAGACCATCGTGGACATCACGAACCCCGTGAACTTTGAAACCTTTGATTCCCTGGTGGTGGCACCGGACACTTCGGCCGCCGAGGAGATTGCCGCACTGACCCCCGGCAACGTTGTCAAGGCCTTCAACACGAACTTCGCCGGCACCCTGGTCGCGGGTGAAGCAGGCGGGCACAAGCTGGACGGCTTCATTGCCGGTGACAACACCGACGCCACCGCTGCCGTGGCCTCACTGATGTTCGACGGCGGCATGCGCCCCCTCGTTGTGGGCGCACTCAAGCGTTCACGCGAACTCGAGGGATTCCAGTTCCTGCTCATGACGCTGCAGGCCAACCCGGAGTTCGAGACGTTCAACTGGAACACCGGACTGAAGGTCCTGGTCTAA
- a CDS encoding ABC transporter permease: protein MDWFLANLPQVLELTGYHLIQAVVPLALSMAIAIPLAQLARLNKTAGGIILSVGSLLYTIPSLALFVILPGILGTRILDFANIIVALTIYAVALLVRSTLDALNSVDDSIRQSATAMGYRPLKRFLQVDLPLSIPVLFAGLRVISVSNISLVTVGSLLGIPSLGFFFTDGLQRNFPTEIIVGIIGTLVLALLMDVVLVALQRLLTPWLRGGTAASVPASADAGAPAPPASPGTTAVLP from the coding sequence ATGGACTGGTTCCTCGCCAACCTGCCTCAGGTGCTGGAGCTGACCGGCTACCACCTCATCCAGGCCGTGGTGCCGCTGGCGCTCAGCATGGCCATCGCGATCCCGCTGGCACAGCTGGCCCGGCTCAACAAGACCGCCGGCGGCATCATCCTGTCGGTGGGCTCGCTGCTGTACACCATCCCGTCGCTGGCCCTCTTCGTGATCCTGCCGGGCATCCTCGGGACCCGGATCCTGGACTTCGCCAACATCATCGTGGCGCTGACCATCTACGCCGTGGCACTTCTGGTCCGCTCCACCCTGGACGCCCTGAACTCTGTGGACGATTCCATCCGCCAGTCCGCCACCGCCATGGGCTACCGCCCGTTGAAGCGTTTCCTCCAGGTGGACCTGCCGCTGTCCATCCCGGTCCTGTTCGCCGGCCTGCGCGTCATCTCGGTCAGCAACATTTCGCTCGTGACCGTCGGCTCGCTGCTGGGCATCCCGTCGCTGGGCTTCTTCTTCACCGACGGCCTGCAGCGCAACTTCCCCACGGAAATCATCGTCGGCATCATCGGCACTCTCGTGCTGGCACTGCTCATGGATGTGGTCTTGGTGGCCCTGCAACGCCTGCTGACCCCATGGCTGCGCGGCGGCACGGCCGCGTCGGTCCCCGCGTCCGCGGATGCAGGCGCCCCTGCACCACCGGCTTCCCCCGGCACGACGGCGGTGCTTCCGTGA
- a CDS encoding HIT family protein has protein sequence MDSWKLDRVGSAIKGENPTVMTRLNGGFAVIGDVQWLPGYSVLITDRIGVDRLSDLPRPERSAFLNSLDILAEAVEIACSQLDPAFLRVNIEILGNKDPFLHAHVWPRYQWEAPEMRSKPVWLYPGTNWSDPATSLNSSHAPYRSAITAHITELATPNAVRQVRR, from the coding sequence ATGGACTCCTGGAAACTAGATCGCGTCGGGTCAGCCATCAAGGGCGAAAATCCCACGGTAATGACACGCCTCAACGGCGGATTTGCTGTTATCGGCGACGTCCAATGGCTGCCGGGCTACTCGGTACTGATCACTGACAGGATCGGAGTTGACAGGCTTTCTGACCTCCCCCGCCCCGAACGGTCAGCATTCCTGAACAGCCTCGATATTCTGGCCGAGGCCGTCGAAATTGCCTGCAGCCAGCTGGACCCCGCATTTCTCCGGGTAAACATAGAAATTCTTGGCAACAAGGACCCATTCCTGCACGCACACGTTTGGCCCCGGTACCAATGGGAGGCGCCTGAAATGCGCTCGAAACCTGTCTGGCTCTACCCCGGAACCAACTGGTCAGACCCGGCCACATCGCTAAACTCCTCGCACGCCCCCTACAGGTCCGCCATTACGGCACACATCACGGAACTCGCGACGCCCAATGCAGTCCGACAAGTCCGGCGTTGA
- a CDS encoding AI-2E family transporter yields MAEITPGGNPQATGTAAPAVTPAATEPAEAPAKPNEAVATTGVDAATYGRKTGRRRQVSSRMDSPFRTGFLLTLGGLTALVLSFAVQDLVSVIIYIVVALFISLGLNPVVVALQKHGMGRPAAVATAFGLVIAVIALLLSLVIPTVVDQIAQFVQSVPAMVRDFQGTGTYAWLEKQFSDSLNGILADIQTFLSNPGNIAAIGGGALQVGASLLNAGSGLIVILVLTLYFLASLPQMTAAMYTLVPARDRGKLAELTEQITGSVGSYVGGMIILAFINGSLVGILYAILGLPFALLMGVAALCITLIPMIGTVLFWVIGTGMALFTGLTPAIIFAIAYLIYMQVEAYVMTPRIMNRAVSVPGPLVIISAVAGGTLMGLLGAFIAIPVTASLLLIIRQVWVPKQNAKV; encoded by the coding sequence ATGGCTGAAATAACCCCAGGAGGAAACCCCCAGGCCACTGGGACCGCGGCGCCCGCAGTTACTCCTGCCGCGACCGAGCCCGCCGAGGCTCCGGCCAAGCCAAACGAAGCTGTTGCCACAACCGGTGTGGACGCTGCGACGTACGGCCGCAAGACAGGGCGCCGCCGGCAGGTATCCAGCCGTATGGACTCCCCGTTTCGCACCGGCTTCCTCCTGACACTTGGCGGCCTGACGGCCCTCGTCCTGAGCTTTGCCGTGCAGGATCTTGTCAGCGTCATCATCTACATTGTGGTGGCCCTATTCATTTCCCTCGGCTTGAATCCCGTGGTGGTGGCGCTGCAGAAGCACGGGATGGGACGGCCGGCGGCCGTCGCCACGGCCTTTGGCCTGGTCATTGCCGTCATAGCACTGCTCCTGAGCCTGGTGATCCCCACCGTGGTGGATCAAATTGCGCAATTCGTGCAGTCTGTTCCGGCCATGGTCCGGGACTTCCAGGGCACCGGAACGTACGCCTGGCTTGAGAAACAGTTCAGCGATTCGTTGAACGGGATACTCGCCGACATTCAGACCTTCCTGAGCAACCCCGGCAATATTGCCGCCATTGGGGGCGGAGCCCTGCAGGTGGGCGCTTCCCTGCTCAATGCGGGCAGCGGCCTCATTGTGATTCTGGTGCTGACCCTGTACTTCCTGGCCTCGCTGCCGCAGATGACAGCCGCCATGTACACACTGGTCCCGGCCCGCGACCGCGGCAAGCTGGCGGAACTGACCGAACAAATCACCGGATCCGTGGGGTCCTACGTCGGCGGCATGATCATTCTGGCGTTCATCAACGGCTCGCTGGTGGGCATCCTCTATGCCATTCTGGGCCTGCCTTTCGCACTGCTGATGGGCGTCGCGGCTCTCTGCATCACCCTGATTCCCATGATCGGCACGGTCCTGTTCTGGGTGATCGGCACAGGCATGGCGCTCTTCACGGGCCTCACGCCCGCCATCATCTTCGCCATCGCCTACCTCATTTACATGCAGGTCGAGGCATATGTCATGACACCCCGCATCATGAACCGCGCCGTGTCCGTTCCGGGACCGCTGGTCATCATCAGCGCCGTTGCGGGCGGCACCCTGATGGGCCTGCTGGGCGCCTTCATCGCCATTCCTGTCACGGCATCACTCCTGCTGATCATCAGGCAGGTGTGGGTGCCGAAGCAAAACGCCAAGGTTTAG
- a CDS encoding ABC transporter ATP-binding protein has protein sequence MVEFHNVSKIYPGQAAVENLTLSVATGKITVFVGPSGCGKTTSLRMINRMVEPTSGTITVGGRSVATIPAHELRRSMGYVMQQAGLLPHRTVLDNVSTVLRLNKVPRAQARKRSLELLETVGLPASMARRYPNQLSGGQQQRVGVARALAADPPVLLMDEPFSAVDPVVRAELQAELLRLQRELAKTIIFVTHDIDEATLLGDRVAVFATGGRVAQYAPPEEILRAPVDDFVANFVGRDRGFRHLSFSPGGDVPLHPAPTVLPGDAPGGENSTHDAGAAAASRWMLAVDADRRPLGWHAPGASAAGGSTELVPGGSLFHEGDSLRNALDAALSSPSGLGVAVDGAGRVAGVVHAAEVLAAIDAAREGRH, from the coding sequence ATGGTTGAATTCCACAACGTCAGCAAGATCTATCCGGGCCAAGCTGCCGTGGAAAACCTCACCCTGAGCGTCGCCACGGGCAAGATCACGGTTTTTGTTGGCCCGTCAGGCTGCGGGAAGACCACCTCGCTGCGCATGATCAACCGCATGGTGGAGCCCACCTCCGGCACCATCACGGTGGGCGGGCGCAGCGTCGCCACCATCCCGGCCCACGAACTGCGCCGCTCCATGGGCTACGTCATGCAGCAGGCCGGGCTGCTCCCCCACCGCACCGTCTTGGACAATGTCTCCACAGTGCTGCGGCTCAACAAGGTGCCGCGCGCACAGGCCCGGAAGCGCTCCCTGGAACTCCTCGAGACGGTCGGCCTCCCCGCCTCCATGGCCCGGCGCTACCCCAACCAGCTCTCCGGCGGACAGCAGCAGCGCGTCGGCGTGGCCCGGGCCCTGGCCGCCGACCCGCCCGTGCTGCTCATGGACGAGCCCTTCTCCGCCGTGGACCCCGTGGTCCGCGCCGAGCTCCAGGCGGAACTGCTCCGGCTCCAGCGCGAGCTCGCCAAGACCATCATCTTCGTCACGCACGACATCGACGAGGCCACCCTCCTCGGCGACCGCGTTGCCGTGTTCGCCACCGGCGGCCGCGTGGCCCAATACGCCCCGCCGGAGGAAATCCTGCGGGCGCCGGTGGACGATTTCGTGGCCAACTTTGTGGGCCGTGACCGCGGCTTCCGCCACCTCTCCTTCAGCCCCGGCGGCGACGTTCCCCTGCACCCGGCCCCCACCGTTCTGCCGGGGGATGCCCCGGGCGGTGAAAATTCCACGCACGACGCCGGGGCTGCCGCCGCCTCCCGCTGGATGCTCGCCGTCGACGCAGACCGCCGGCCGCTGGGCTGGCACGCGCCGGGCGCGTCGGCGGCAGGCGGAAGCACGGAGCTGGTTCCCGGCGGCTCGCTGTTCCACGAGGGCGATTCCCTCCGCAACGCCCTCGACGCGGCGTTGTCCTCCCCCTCCGGGCTGGGAGTCGCCGTTGACGGCGCAGGGCGAGTGGCCGGCGTCGTGCATGCCGCCGAAGTCCTGGCGGCAATAGACGCCGCCCGCGAAGGCAGGCACTGA
- a CDS encoding glutathione S-transferase family protein, translating into MDTSGTQSTETEFSTKGTYVTGEEYTRDTNYIETRITRGGEDGYPVEAGRYRLVVSRACPWAHRSTIVRRLLGLEDAISIGVTGPTHDVRSWTFDLDEGGVDPVLGIERLQDAYFKRTPNYPRGITVPAIVDVPSGAVVTNNFPQITLDFSTEWTEFHREGAPDLYPEALREEMTPVMKRIFTEVNNGVYRCGFAGSQEAYNAAYERLFVALDWLEERLAGQRYLMGGSITEADVRLFTTLVRFDAVYHGHFKCNRNKLTEMPVLWAYARDLFQTPGFGDTVNFAQIKDHYYIVHEDLNPTQIVPLGPDTSGWSTAHGRESLGGSPFGSGTAPTRPVDA; encoded by the coding sequence ATGGACACTTCGGGAACGCAGTCAACAGAGACGGAATTCAGCACCAAGGGCACCTACGTCACTGGTGAGGAGTACACGCGGGACACCAACTACATCGAAACGCGGATCACGCGCGGCGGCGAGGACGGCTACCCGGTGGAGGCCGGGCGGTACCGGCTGGTCGTGTCCAGGGCATGCCCATGGGCGCACCGCTCCACGATCGTCCGCCGCCTGCTGGGCCTGGAAGACGCCATTTCCATCGGCGTCACCGGCCCCACGCACGACGTCCGCTCCTGGACCTTCGACCTCGACGAAGGCGGAGTTGATCCGGTCCTGGGCATCGAACGCCTGCAGGATGCGTACTTCAAGCGCACCCCCAACTACCCGCGCGGCATCACCGTCCCGGCCATTGTCGACGTGCCCAGCGGCGCCGTGGTGACGAACAACTTCCCGCAGATCACCCTCGACTTCTCCACCGAGTGGACCGAATTCCACCGCGAGGGCGCCCCGGATTTGTACCCGGAAGCGCTGCGCGAGGAGATGACTCCGGTCATGAAGCGCATCTTCACCGAGGTCAACAACGGCGTCTACCGTTGCGGGTTCGCCGGTTCGCAGGAGGCCTACAACGCGGCTTACGAGCGCCTGTTCGTTGCCCTTGACTGGCTCGAGGAACGCCTTGCTGGCCAGCGCTACCTCATGGGCGGCTCCATCACCGAGGCCGACGTGCGGCTCTTCACCACGCTGGTCCGCTTCGACGCCGTTTACCACGGGCACTTCAAGTGCAACCGCAACAAGCTCACCGAAATGCCGGTCCTCTGGGCCTACGCGCGCGACCTCTTCCAGACCCCCGGATTCGGCGACACCGTGAACTTCGCGCAGATCAAGGACCACTACTACATCGTCCATGAGGACCTGAACCCCACCCAGATTGTCCCGCTCGGCCCGGACACGTCCGGATGGTCGACGGCGCACGGCCGCGAGTCACTGGGTGGGAGCCCCTTCGGGTCCGGGACGGCGCCCACTCGCCCGGTTGACGCGTAA
- a CDS encoding alpha/beta fold hydrolase, translating to MTTAGMIDGESVEYLLRPGGRRLAVLFHGGHMRAELDIGQNVFLDAGCSILQPSRPGYGRTPLEAGPDPAAFSDRIALLCKTLGYDDVVAVGVSAGGRTAMTFAERHPHLVTGLILESSTSFLPWPGRFTRIVARVAFRPRIERVTWALTRYAFAALPGAMLRVMLSSLSTLPARTAYARLQVEDRAKLAGLLSRMRSGSGFSNDLREPVGTIPSPAQPTLIVASRNDAAVGPEHPQALAAQLRNSTLVMTDSVSHFLWIGPHADDEERAVARFLGDLS from the coding sequence ATGACCACTGCAGGGATGATTGACGGCGAGAGTGTTGAGTACCTGCTCCGCCCCGGGGGACGCCGCCTCGCCGTCCTGTTCCACGGTGGCCACATGCGCGCCGAACTCGACATTGGGCAAAACGTGTTCCTTGATGCGGGCTGCTCGATCCTGCAACCCTCACGGCCGGGCTACGGGCGCACGCCCCTCGAAGCAGGGCCCGATCCGGCCGCGTTCTCCGACCGGATCGCTCTGCTGTGCAAGACGCTCGGGTACGACGACGTTGTTGCCGTCGGGGTCTCCGCCGGTGGCCGGACGGCGATGACCTTCGCGGAACGCCACCCGCACCTGGTCACCGGGCTGATCCTGGAGAGTTCAACGAGCTTCCTGCCGTGGCCGGGCCGATTCACCAGAATCGTCGCGAGGGTTGCGTTCCGCCCCCGCATTGAGCGCGTGACTTGGGCGCTCACGCGCTATGCGTTCGCTGCCTTGCCGGGAGCCATGCTGAGGGTGATGCTCTCGTCCCTGTCAACACTGCCCGCCCGCACCGCATACGCCCGGTTGCAGGTGGAAGACAGGGCGAAACTCGCCGGCCTGCTGTCCCGCATGAGATCCGGCAGTGGCTTCAGCAACGACCTGCGCGAACCTGTCGGCACCATTCCTTCCCCCGCCCAGCCCACGCTCATCGTCGCGAGCCGAAACGATGCCGCAGTGGGCCCCGAACACCCGCAGGCACTTGCCGCCCAGCTCAGGAATTCAACGTTGGTGATGACCGATTCAGTGAGCCACTTCCTGTGGATCGGACCCCATGCTGATGATGAGGAGCGGGCAGTGGCCAGGTTCCTGGGCGACCTCAGCTAA
- a CDS encoding FecCD family ABC transporter permease — protein sequence MQEGTAAEGTSVAGSATPDTASQPSAASAVPTQAGARTAPGPAPSLAAKGFNTRRRLCWLAVLGAALLLVALASLAIGARSIAPATVLDALFAFDPANGDHAVVLSRIVRTVAGLVVGLSLGLAGTSMQGVARNPLADPGILGVNAGASLAVVSGIFFFGAAGVSSYLWFAFAGSAVAAVVVYLVASLGRSGATPVKLALAGAAVAAGMGSLMSAMLVSSQDSLELFRRWQVGALAGKSWDSILAVLPFVAVGVVILLCTGRLLNTLALGDDMARGLGQRPGVGRAVSAVGIVLLCGSATALAGPIGFIGLIVPHLLRGLVGPDYRWLLPLSLLAAPAVLLAADVAGRVILLPSEVPAGILAAIIGAPVFIAVVRRGKQAEL from the coding sequence ATGCAGGAGGGAACAGCGGCGGAAGGAACGTCCGTTGCCGGAAGCGCGACGCCGGACACCGCCTCCCAGCCCTCCGCCGCTTCCGCTGTGCCCACCCAGGCGGGTGCGCGGACGGCGCCGGGGCCCGCCCCGTCGCTGGCGGCCAAGGGCTTCAACACCCGCCGCCGACTGTGCTGGCTCGCTGTCCTGGGTGCCGCCCTGCTGCTCGTAGCACTGGCTTCGCTGGCCATCGGCGCCCGCAGCATCGCACCTGCCACGGTGCTGGATGCACTGTTCGCCTTTGACCCCGCCAACGGCGATCATGCCGTGGTGCTTTCCCGCATCGTGCGCACGGTGGCCGGGCTCGTGGTGGGGTTGTCGCTGGGCCTGGCCGGGACCTCCATGCAGGGCGTGGCCCGCAACCCGCTGGCCGATCCGGGCATCCTCGGCGTCAACGCCGGAGCCTCCCTGGCCGTTGTTTCCGGCATCTTCTTCTTCGGCGCCGCCGGCGTCTCCAGCTATCTGTGGTTCGCCTTCGCCGGAAGTGCGGTGGCCGCCGTCGTTGTTTATCTTGTGGCAAGCCTGGGCCGCAGCGGCGCCACGCCGGTCAAGCTCGCCCTGGCCGGTGCAGCGGTTGCCGCCGGGATGGGCTCGCTCATGAGCGCCATGCTGGTCTCGAGCCAGGACTCGCTGGAACTGTTCCGGCGCTGGCAGGTGGGCGCCCTCGCCGGGAAGTCCTGGGATTCCATTCTGGCCGTGCTGCCGTTTGTTGCCGTGGGCGTGGTGATTTTGTTGTGCACGGGCCGCCTGCTCAACACCCTCGCCCTGGGCGATGACATGGCGCGCGGGCTGGGCCAGCGCCCCGGAGTGGGACGTGCCGTGTCGGCCGTCGGCATCGTGCTGTTGTGCGGCTCCGCGACCGCCCTGGCCGGGCCCATCGGCTTCATCGGGCTCATTGTGCCGCACCTGTTGCGCGGACTGGTGGGTCCGGACTACCGCTGGCTGCTGCCACTTTCCCTGCTTGCCGCACCGGCCGTGCTGTTGGCGGCCGACGTGGCGGGCCGCGTCATCCTGCTCCCCAGCGAGGTGCCCGCCGGCATTCTTGCCGCAATCATTGGCGCGCCGGTCTTCATCGCCGTGGTGCGCCGCGGAAAGCAGGCCGAGCTGTGA
- a CDS encoding iron-siderophore ABC transporter substrate-binding protein produces MEFSRRQGLKLGLSVSLAALGVGLAGCSTGTVGGTETQNAPAAADKFPVTVKHIYGETVIKAAPQRVATVSWVNDDIAIALGVIPVGMPKNEWGGNEQGSVPWKDAALEKAGAAIGTEKSPVQYSEEDGVNFTEIAKTSPDIILAAYSGLTQEDYDKLSKIAPVIAFPEAAYGTAWQDSTTMIGAALGRSQAAKDLIAATEKTIAEQAAKYPAIKGKTFIYGNLEPAKSDGVNVYLSGDNRPKFLTSIGMELAPVVVEAEKNADGFFIPWSAEKANELDSQVFVSWVPDSKTKEAITKDPLLGQIPAVKSGAFVADSDNTLTLAISASSPLSLPWALDAFLPQLAAAAEKA; encoded by the coding sequence ATGGAATTTTCGCGCCGCCAAGGTCTCAAGCTGGGCCTTTCAGTATCGCTCGCAGCCCTCGGAGTGGGCCTGGCAGGCTGCTCCACGGGAACAGTCGGCGGCACCGAAACCCAAAATGCACCCGCTGCGGCAGACAAGTTCCCCGTCACGGTCAAGCACATCTACGGCGAGACCGTCATCAAGGCCGCACCCCAGCGCGTGGCCACGGTCTCCTGGGTCAATGACGACATCGCCATTGCCCTCGGCGTCATCCCCGTCGGCATGCCCAAGAATGAATGGGGCGGCAACGAGCAGGGCTCCGTGCCGTGGAAGGATGCGGCCCTGGAGAAGGCCGGCGCAGCCATCGGCACCGAGAAGTCCCCGGTCCAGTACTCCGAAGAGGACGGCGTGAACTTCACAGAGATCGCCAAGACCAGCCCGGACATCATCCTCGCCGCCTACTCGGGCCTGACGCAGGAGGACTACGACAAGCTGTCCAAGATCGCCCCCGTCATCGCCTTCCCGGAAGCCGCGTACGGCACCGCCTGGCAGGACTCCACCACCATGATCGGTGCCGCGCTGGGCCGCTCACAGGCCGCCAAGGATCTCATCGCCGCCACGGAAAAGACCATCGCCGAACAGGCCGCCAAGTACCCGGCCATCAAGGGCAAGACCTTCATCTACGGCAACCTTGAGCCCGCCAAGAGCGACGGCGTCAACGTCTACCTCTCCGGCGACAACCGCCCCAAGTTCCTCACCAGCATCGGCATGGAGCTGGCGCCCGTGGTGGTCGAGGCAGAGAAGAACGCCGACGGCTTCTTCATCCCCTGGTCCGCAGAGAAGGCCAACGAGCTCGACTCCCAGGTCTTCGTCAGTTGGGTGCCCGACTCCAAGACCAAGGAAGCCATCACCAAGGACCCCCTGCTGGGCCAGATCCCCGCCGTCAAGTCCGGTGCCTTCGTGGCCGATTCCGACAACACCCTCACCCTGGCCATTTCCGCATCTTCCCCGCTGAGCCTGCCCTGGGCGCTTGACGCGTTCCTGCCCCAGCTCGCCGCCGCGGCCGAGAAGGCCTAA
- a CDS encoding ABC transporter permease, with protein sequence MPIGTYPATAYTSANPFGQGWQWLTDPANWQGAAGIPTRIVEHLGFTGLTLAISLAIAVPIGLYVGHTGRGRVVVVAMAGMLRALPTLGIMTLFALIATSTLSLMPAIWSLVLLAVPPILTGTYAGISSVDRGLVDSARAMGMREPQILFGVEVPNGLSVMLGGLRSAVLQVVSTVAVVAFISLGGLGRFIIDGLAVQDYGQVLGGAVVIAVLAIVLDGLLALLQRTVVSPGLRNVSRGTEPDAVLAQL encoded by the coding sequence ATGCCGATTGGGACATACCCTGCCACCGCCTACACCTCCGCCAACCCCTTCGGGCAGGGCTGGCAATGGCTCACGGACCCCGCCAACTGGCAAGGGGCGGCGGGCATCCCCACCCGCATCGTGGAGCACCTGGGATTCACGGGCCTGACCCTGGCAATCTCGCTGGCCATCGCCGTCCCGATCGGACTGTATGTGGGGCACACGGGGCGGGGACGCGTCGTCGTGGTGGCCATGGCGGGCATGCTTCGGGCGCTGCCAACGCTGGGCATCATGACGCTGTTTGCGCTCATCGCCACGTCGACGCTGTCGCTCATGCCGGCCATCTGGTCGCTGGTGCTGCTGGCCGTGCCACCCATTTTGACAGGGACCTATGCCGGAATTTCCTCGGTGGACAGGGGCCTGGTCGATTCCGCGCGGGCCATGGGCATGCGCGAGCCGCAGATCCTGTTCGGCGTGGAAGTGCCCAACGGGCTGTCCGTCATGCTGGGCGGGCTGCGCTCGGCCGTGCTGCAGGTGGTTTCCACCGTGGCCGTGGTGGCGTTCATCAGTTTGGGCGGCCTGGGCAGGTTCATCATTGATGGTTTGGCCGTGCAGGACTACGGTCAGGTATTGGGCGGAGCCGTGGTGATTGCCGTGCTGGCCATTGTGCTGGACGGCCTTTTGGCACTGCTGCAGCGCACCGTGGTGTCGCCCGGGCTGCGGAACGTTTCACGGGGAACGGAACCCGATGCAGTGCTCGCACAGCTGTAA